Proteins co-encoded in one Setaria viridis chromosome 9, Setaria_viridis_v4.0, whole genome shotgun sequence genomic window:
- the LOC117840011 gene encoding uncharacterized protein: MEVEMRVMYRRVGAYAADVIKHSRRKPQMLQGHGDTIICTEVLAKELAKERGYSSRPLMKYDGQSVEYRNNVQQFEKKKDRLRKRNKSLKQQLRVLEKTKEDLQGRVVDWQNSYYQVTDYHDKLSTLYENLDHHLQKKKKMRKDGEVDLVNTMKTLQEREAELEATKLALK; the protein is encoded by the exons ATGGAGGTCGAGATGAGGGTAATGTACCGCCGTGTAGGTGCATATGCAGCG GATGTAATCAAGCACTCCCGGAGAAAACCTCAGATGCTCCAGGGCCACGGGGACACAATAATCTGTACTGAGGTACTTGCCAAGGAGCTTGCGAAGGAGAGGGGGTACTCCTCTCGGCCGTTGATGAAGTACGACGGACAATCCGTCGAGTACCGAAACAATGTCCAGCAGttcgagaagaagaaggaccgtCTCAGGAAACGCAACAAATCTCTGAAGCAGCAACTGAGAG TGCTCGAGAAGACAAAAGAAGATCTCCAGGGTCGAGTTGTTGATTGGCAGAACTCCTACTATCAGGTGACGGACTATCACGATAAGTTATCTACGCTATATGAAAACCTGGACCATCAccttcagaagaagaagaagatgcgcaAGGATGGGGAGGTCGACTTGGTCAACACCATGAAGACCCTCCAGGAGCGCGAGGCCGAGCTTGAGGCTACGAAGCTTGCTCTAAAGTAA